GAGTAAGATTATAAGAGGACCGGTCAAGGTAAATAAATCCTTCGTGGATAATAGTAAGGTCTCCGATCACCATGCCATTATCCCAACGGAACAGGCGGCTAATTTACAAAAACTAAATGATAAAGAAAGAAAAATATATGACCTCATTGTGAAAAGATTTCTTTCAGTTCTTCTTCCACCTTTTGAATTTGAACAAATTGTTCTCGAAGCAAAAAGTGGAGGAGAAACGTTTGTTGCTAGAGGGAAAAGAGTGCTATCCCTTGGCTGGAAGGAAGTGTTTGAACACCAGGAAGATGATGGTGAGCAGGAAGATTTGGACCAATCCATTCCTGATGTTCAAAAAGGGCAAGAATTAAAAGTTAATCGTCTGACAATGACTTCTGGCGAGACAAAACCGCCTAAGCCGTTTAATGAAGGAACCTTACTATCAGCTATGGAAAACCCGACTAAGTATATGGCGGGTGAGAGTAAGGATTTGATTCAAACAATCGGTAAAACAGGTGGTTTAGGTACGGTAGCGACTAGAGCCGATATCATTGAAAAACTGTTTAACAGCTTTCTTATTGAGGCAAAAGGGAAAGATATTTTTATAACCAATAAGGGAAAACAATTATTGGAGCTAGTACCAGAGGATTTACGGTCTCCATCCTTAACGGCACAATGGGAGCAAAAGCTAGAGCTAATTGCTAACGGAAAGCTTCCAAAGAAGGTATTTATTAAAGAAATTATTGATTATACAAAGGAAGCAGTTTCTGAAGTTAAAAATAGTGAAGCACGCTTTAAACATGATAATATGACAGGAACACGATGCCCGGATTGCGGAAAGCTAATGCTCGAAGTAAATGGGAAAAAGGGTAAAATGCTGGTGTGCCAAGACCGTGAATGTGGACATCGGAAAAACATATCTAAGGTAACGAATGCAAGATGTTTAAACTGTCACAAACGGTTAGAGCTACGAGGGGAAGGAGAAGGGCAAATCTTCTTCTGTAAATGTGGTCACCGTGAGAAAGTGTCAGCCTTCCAAAAAAGAAGGAAAGAAAATCAGAACTCTAAGGCAAGTAAGCGGGATGTAAATCAATACTTGAAAAAGAATAATAAGGAAGAACCCATTAACACAGCTTTGGCAGATGCGTTAGCGAAGTTGAAATTGGATAAGTAAACAGTTTTAAACTAGAAATAGTGAGCTGCCTGATTTGGCAAATAAATAAAGGATGCGGGGGGAATACACATTCTCCGCATCTTTTTATATGTATTTGATTGTTTATGAAACTATGTGGACTTCTGCTATTTTCCAGGGCCTTTGACACGATTTAAAACAAATAACGGAACTCCTGTCCACTTTATTTAGCTATCCGGACACAGGTTCCGTTATTTTAATAAAAATGCCGGTTTTCGAGGACTGAACGGACACACGTTCCGCTAATCGCCTATTTTGACTGTGTTTCTCGCTGATTTTTACCAATTAGCGGATTCTCTGTCCGCAAAACCATTATAAACACGCTTTTTTAAGCAAATAACGGAACTCCTGTCCACTTCATTTAGTCATGCGGACACAGGTTCCGCTATTTTTATGAAAGTGCTGGTTTTATTGAATAGCTTACAACCTAAGCAGTCCATTACAATCTCTCCTATACTACTTTCCGATTTTTACCTATTGGTTCTTGCGTTAAATTCTTTTAGCCACTCCAGATCAATCGGACCATTCAAAACTTTGTAATAGTCAGTACCTATTAACATATAATGTTCGTTTATCCAAAGCATGGCAACTACTGGACCTCTCCAGCCTTTTTCATTTTCCCAAGAATACCTAAATATTGGCCCTGTTAATCCAGGTCCATCTTTCAACTTTTGCACCTGATATTGGGATAGAAATTCTAGTAGTTCATTAATATTTTCTGAATCATGAATGGTTTGTGTATTGGTAGTTGCTGAACTAATATAGATTACAGTAGGATAACTGAATGATTCTAGAATATTATTTAATGGTTTTTCACGGTAGTCATCCCAATATCGAATACCCCAGACACAACTAGAGAAAAA
This DNA window, taken from Bacillus carboniphilus, encodes the following:
- a CDS encoding DNA topoisomerase III produces the protein MSKKLVLAEKPSVGRDIARVLQCNKKGNGFLEGSQYIVTWALGHLVTLADPEVYDNKYKSWNIEYLPMLPSPLKLVVIKQTGKQFSVVKNQMARSDVSEIIIATDAGREGELVARWIIEKARVHKPIKRLWISSVTDKAIKEGFSNLKNGKAYENLYASAQARSEADWYVGMNATRALTTKYNAQLSCGRVQTPTLAMIAAREEEIKNFKPKSFFGISAETDQLKLSWQDGKTKDHKTFQKEKIESILKALHNQKMVVEHVSKNHKKSYSPQLYDLTELQRDAHRIFGFSAKETLSTMQKLYEQHKLVTYPRTDSRFLSTDIVDTLKDRVDACRIQPYAKVASKIIRGPVKVNKSFVDNSKVSDHHAIIPTEQAANLQKLNDKERKIYDLIVKRFLSVLLPPFEFEQIVLEAKSGGETFVARGKRVLSLGWKEVFEHQEDDGEQEDLDQSIPDVQKGQELKVNRLTMTSGETKPPKPFNEGTLLSAMENPTKYMAGESKDLIQTIGKTGGLGTVATRADIIEKLFNSFLIEAKGKDIFITNKGKQLLELVPEDLRSPSLTAQWEQKLELIANGKLPKKVFIKEIIDYTKEAVSEVKNSEARFKHDNMTGTRCPDCGKLMLEVNGKKGKMLVCQDRECGHRKNISKVTNARCLNCHKRLELRGEGEGQIFFCKCGHREKVSAFQKRRKENQNSKASKRDVNQYLKKNNKEEPINTALADALAKLKLDK